The sequence CCCAGCTGGCCGCCTTCCTGGTCGCTCTCCGGGCCAAGGGCGAGACGGTCGACGAGATCGTGGGCTTCCGCGACGCGATCCTGGCGCACGCTCTGCCGCTCCCCGTCGATTCCATGGGGGTTGACATCGTCGGCACCGGCGGCGACCGGTTCGGGACCGTCAACATCTCGACGATGGCCTCGATCGTGGTCGCTTCGTCGGGTGTCCCCGTCATCAAGCACGGCAACCGGGCCGCGAGCTCCGCGTCCGGGTCGTCCGACGTGCTGAGCGCCCTCGGAGTCGATCTGTCTCGTGATCCTGCGCGGGTCGCGGAGGTCCTCGGCGAGGTCGGCATCACCTTCGCGTACGCGGCGGCGTTCCACCCCGGCTTCAAGCACGCGGCGGCGACGCGGCGCGAGATCGGCGTGCCGACGGTCTTCAACTTCCTGGGCCCGCTGACGAACCCCGCCCGGCCCGAGGCGAGCGCCGTCGGAGTGGCCAATGCGTCGAAGGTCGGCCTGATCGTCGGCGTGTTCCAGACGCGCGGCGCGACCGCGCTCGTCTTCCGCGGCGACGACGGGCTCGACGAGCTCACGACGACCGGTCACAGCCACATCTGGGAGGTGTCCGGCGGGTCGGTCACGGAGCACGATCTCGATCCTGTCGAGCTCGGCCTGCCGCGCGTGTCGATCGACGACCTCCTCGGCCGCGACGCCCTGCACAACGCCGCCGTGGCACGGAGGGTGCTCGACGGCGAGAAGGGGGCGGTGCGCGACATCGTGCTCCTGAACGCGGCGGCCGGCCTCGTGGCGTTCCGTCTCGCGCAGGATCCCGCGCAGCGCGACCGCCCGATCGTCACGCGGTTCCGCGAGCAGCTCCGCGTCGCGGCCGAGGCCATCGACGCCGGTCTCGCGTCGGCCAAGCTGGCCGAGTGGGTGGCCGCGACTCGACGGTGACACGCACGTGGAAGGCCCGGCAGGAGCGATCCTGCCGGGCCTTCGTCACGCGCGGAGAGCGTCAGCTGACGTCGGAGTCGACCCAGTCGAACGTCTTCGTCACGGCCTTCTTCCAGAGGCGGAGCTGGCGCTCGCGCTCGTCGGCGTCCATGTTCGGCTCCCAGCGCTTCGACTGCTGCCAGTTCGCGCGCAGGTCGTCGAGGTTCTCCCAGAAGCCGACCGCGAGGCCCGCGGCGTAGGCGGCGCCGAGTGCCGTCGTCTCGGCCACGACGGGCCGGACCACGGGCACGTTCAGGATGTCGGCCTGGAACTGCATGAGGGCGTCGTTCGCCGTCATGCCGCCGTCGACCTTCAGCTCGGTGAGGTCGACGCCGGAGTCGGCGTTGACCGCGTCGAGCACCTCGCGGGTCTGGAACGCCGTCGCCTCCAGGGCGGCACGGGCGATGTGGCCCTTGTTGACGTAGCGCGTCATGCCGACCAGGGCACCCCGCGCGTCCGAGCGCCAGTACGGAGCGAACAGGCCGGAGAACGCCGGCACGAAGTACACGCCGCCGTTGTCCTCGACCGTGGTGGCCAGGGCCTCGACCTCGGGAGCCGAGTTGATGATGCCCAGGTTGTCGCGGAGCCACTGGATCAGCGAGCCCGTCACGGCGATCGATCCTTCGAGGGCGTAGTGGATCGGTCCGTCGCCGAGCTTGTAGCCGATCGTCGTGAGGAGGCCGTTCTCGCTCCGCACCTTCTCGGTGCCGGTGTTGAAGATCAGGAAGTTGCCGGTGCCGTAGGTGTTCTTCGACTCGCCCTGGTCGAACGCGGCCTGGCCGAAGGTCGCGGCCTGCTGGTCGCCCAGGATGCCGGCGATCGGGACCTCGCGGAGGAGCGACGACGACGAGGCGTAGCCGTAGATCTCGGACGACGACTTCACCTCGGGCAGCATCGACTTCGGGACCCCGAAGACGTCGAGGATGTCCTGGCGCCACTCGAGCGTCTCGAGGTCGAGGAAGAGCGTCCGGGAGGCGTTGGTGACGTCGGTGACGTGCACGCCGCCGTCGGTTCCGCCGGTGAGGTTCCAGAGCACCCACGTGTCGGTGGTGCCGAAGAGGAGGTCGCCCGCCTCGGCCTTCTCGCGGGCGCCCTCGACGTTCTCCAGGATCCAGACGATCTTGGTGCCGGCGAAGTAGGTGCTGAGCGGCAGCCCGACGATGTCCTTGAAGCGCTCGACGCCTCCGTCGGCGGCGAACCGGTCGACGATCTCCTGCGTTCGCGTGTCCTGCCAGACGATCGCGTTGTAGACGGGCTCGCCGGTGTTCTTGTCCCAGACCACCGCGGTCTCGCGCTGGTTGGTGATGCCGACGGCCTTGATGTTGTGGCGGGTGATGTTGGCGCGGCTGAGGGCCTGGCCGATGACCTCGCGGGTGTTCTCCCAGATCTCCTTCGGGTCGTGCTCGACCCAGCCGGCACGGGGGAAGATCTGCTCGTGCTCGAGCTGGCCGGTCGACACGATCGAACCGGAGTGGTCGAAGACGATGGCCCGGCTGGATGTCGTGCCCTGGTCGATGGCGAGGATGTAGTCGTCGCTCACGGGTGGTGCTCCTTCG is a genomic window of Frondihabitans peucedani containing:
- the trpD gene encoding anthranilate phosphoribosyltransferase; translation: MTDALSWPRIIDALLEGDDLSIADATWAMESVMVGEATPAQLAAFLVALRAKGETVDEIVGFRDAILAHALPLPVDSMGVDIVGTGGDRFGTVNISTMASIVVASSGVPVIKHGNRAASSASGSSDVLSALGVDLSRDPARVAEVLGEVGITFAYAAAFHPGFKHAAATRREIGVPTVFNFLGPLTNPARPEASAVGVANASKVGLIVGVFQTRGATALVFRGDDGLDELTTTGHSHIWEVSGGSVTEHDLDPVELGLPRVSIDDLLGRDALHNAAVARRVLDGEKGAVRDIVLLNAAAGLVAFRLAQDPAQRDRPIVTRFREQLRVAAEAIDAGLASAKLAEWVAATRR
- the glpK gene encoding glycerol kinase GlpK, with product MSDDYILAIDQGTTSSRAIVFDHSGSIVSTGQLEHEQIFPRAGWVEHDPKEIWENTREVIGQALSRANITRHNIKAVGITNQRETAVVWDKNTGEPVYNAIVWQDTRTQEIVDRFAADGGVERFKDIVGLPLSTYFAGTKIVWILENVEGAREKAEAGDLLFGTTDTWVLWNLTGGTDGGVHVTDVTNASRTLFLDLETLEWRQDILDVFGVPKSMLPEVKSSSEIYGYASSSSLLREVPIAGILGDQQAATFGQAAFDQGESKNTYGTGNFLIFNTGTEKVRSENGLLTTIGYKLGDGPIHYALEGSIAVTGSLIQWLRDNLGIINSAPEVEALATTVEDNGGVYFVPAFSGLFAPYWRSDARGALVGMTRYVNKGHIARAALEATAFQTREVLDAVNADSGVDLTELKVDGGMTANDALMQFQADILNVPVVRPVVAETTALGAAYAAGLAVGFWENLDDLRANWQQSKRWEPNMDADERERQLRLWKKAVTKTFDWVDSDVS